In Uranotaenia lowii strain MFRU-FL chromosome 2, ASM2978415v1, whole genome shotgun sequence, one genomic interval encodes:
- the LOC129747384 gene encoding homeotic protein spalt-major-like isoform X1 → MIQVDSVGYSKVKDDPNDDEDMKEPSVKLLTKMSEEFAEKDCDKREKLNDHHHHLVTRHQEHNRDEIVHNEDNLSDEDNNDEEGGRSEDADKKVDFHHDRSSTPGHGSATDEPSAPRSTAAAAVAIAAAAAAAAAKSPIGVQSTLPNDFNPAAFFPPPGQMSIQAFQNAIAQFTANALANNMDNEAMVKNLAILQSALFTLQQQQFLQFQLIQHLQSQLVRKQTTKEESLSDSSNHSLFNHHNNNNNNNNNNEQSKRAEPQDLRKPERQEEEDDIEEEGIEDAYSKSYQMAAVAAAAAAAAANAENRPIIHPVPEEELRKPKLADSFVDKRPMLDSSVTLPSSVAVSSANSSHTTPSISSTARSGTSDKDEILPYQDSNFSSLAANIITDHAPLMMGEPNSLAMLEKKAQEVLNSASQGILSNNLLDELAFANDKSSPNGRSDAALFKHRCRYCGKIFGSDSSLQIHIRSHTGERPYKCNICGSRFTTKGNLKVHFQRHSDKYPHIPMNPNPVPEHLDKYFPPLIPQEALKEQQQQQQQHQSQPAPGSIAPPGPPPPQFSPLDSRPFPPRGFFSDFYMPRPPLEMFNNAISEPSRNPVDLSQVRKPDPPREPTPEMRLSPEVVIHESPHCIKQEPMEESLDLSEKSSKTVPKAADKEEAEQEKELNNSTTSEKDFPLKLKNNSVENLATVPSVSPPSSSSSGSLYQDTVLDPSFYSAHLPRPDSNDSSWENFIEISSETSKLQELVDNLDNKNTEPNQCLVCKKVLSCRSALQMHYRVHTGERPFRCKICGRSFTTKGNLKTHMSVHRIKPPMRTLHQCPVCHQKFSNIFVLQQHIRLHTGEMTDLTPDQIKAAEIKEFEGHDMRLNPFGLRLGEFPHQNQNKRMLEHSDEENDQETSEGKSSPKVPTMDDKSKVKSGLTSPAIESQVEDLRAMNLQRLSVRSLPSEDFSRDSASASPNSSEAKRLRPSSPIGSVSSMLSNRSPMSTPPTTGNEQLGVLGRAAAASAAAVAFPYGPPFLGMPQFPPFINRPPFLGSVPIVPPGSNMPPFGLFGVRGNTTTCNICFKTFACNSALEIHYRSHTKERPFKCTICDRGFSTKGNMKQHMLTHKIRDMFGNSVGNSGDESRTQTPPQDSNVSGNSSGGAINNSRFGLSHSPASMMDTADDYSPYSGEQTRERSLSGSYDGPPTALVKQEKEHSIDDNSSNGLHLRTTENTSNNNYQQFTNKDVDIKNWCQKLKEMPENIAAS, encoded by the exons ATGATTCAGGTCGACTCTGTTGGATACTCAAAAGTTAAGGATGATCCAAATGATGACGAAG ATATGAAAGAGCCATCGGTGAAACTGCTTACGAAAATGTCGGAAGAATTCGCCGAGAAGGATTGTGACAAGCGGGAAAAGTTGAACgatcaccatcatcatcttgTGACGCGACATCAAGAGCATAATCGTGATGAGATTGTGCATAACGAGGATAATTTAAGTGATGAAGATAACAATGATGAGGAGGGAGGTCGATCCGAGGATGCCGACAAGAAGGTTGATTTTCATCACGACCGCAGTTCTACGCCCGGCCACGGATCGGCCACTGATGAACCGTCGGCACCAAGATCGACGGCTGCGGCTGCGGTTGCAATTGCTGCGGCCGCTGCTGCAGCTGCTGCCAAGAGTCCAATTGGTGTGCAATCAACATTGCCAAATGATTTTAACCCGGCAGCATTCTTCCCACCACCGGGACAAATGTCCATACAGGCCTTCCAGAATGCAATTGCTCAATTCACTGCAAATGCGTTGGCGAACAATATGGATAATGAAGCCATGGTGAAGAACCTGGCTATATTACAATCGGCCTTGTTCACTCTACAGCAGCAACAGTTCTTGCAGTTCCAGTTGATACAACATTTACAGTCACAGTTAGTGAGAAAACAGACGACTAAGGAAGAGTCACTTAGTGATTCCAGTAATCACTCGTTATTCAACcatcataataataataacaataataacaacaataatGAGCAGAGTAAAAGAGCTGAACCGCAGGATTTGAGGAAGCCTGAACGGCAAGAGGAAGAGGACGATATAGAAGAGGAAGGCATTGAGGATGCGTATAGTAAGAGTTATCAAATGGCAGCAGTCGCAGCAGCAGCGGCTGCAGCTGCGGCCAACGCAGAAAATCGTCCAATCATCCATCCCGTTCCAGAGGAAGAACTGAG GAAACCTAAACTTGCCGATTCATTCGTCGACAAACGACCGATGTTAGACAGTTCAGTCACGCTACCATCTTCGGTGGCGGTTAGTAGTGCGAATTCGAGCCATACCACACCTTCGATATCATCCACCGCTCGAAGCGGAACGTCTGATAAGGATGAAATTTTACCATATCAGGACTCGAACTTTTCATCCCTGGCAGCAAATATCATTACCGATCATGCCCCTTTAATGATGGGTGAACCAAATTCGTTAGCAATGTTGGAGAAAAAAGCACAAGAAGTCCTAAACTCAGCCTCTCAAGGCATTCTATCCAACAATTTACTGGATGAGCTTGCGTTTGCTAATGATAAATCATCGCCCAATGGTCGAAGTGATGCTGCCCTATTCAAGCACCGTTGTCGGTATTGTGGCAAAATTTTCGGATCCGACTCTTCGTTACAGATCCACATACGATCACATACCGGAGAAAGACCTTACAAGTGCAATATTTGCGGGAGTCGATTTACCACTAAAGGCAATCTGAAGGTACATTTTCAGCGACATTCGGACAAATATCCTCACATACCAATGAATCCAAATCCAGTGCCTGAGCATTTGGACAAATATTTCCCTCCACTGATTCCGCAAGAAGCTCTTAAagagcaacagcagcagcaacaacaacaccaaTCGCAACCTGCCCCTGGTTCAATAGCCCCTCCCGGTCCACCTCCACCACAATTTTCTCCTCTAGACTCGAGGCCATTTCCACCAAGAGGCTTCTTCTCGGATTTCTACATGCCTAGGCCTCCCCTAGAAATGTTCAACAATGCTATTAGTGAACCATCGCGAAATCCTGTAGATTTATCTCAGGTGCGAAAACCGGATCCACCAAGAGAACCTACGCCAGAGATGCGATTATCACCCGAAGTAGTGATTCATGAATCACCTCACTGCATTAAACAGGAACCGATGGAGGAATCCTTGGATCTGTCGGAAAAATCTTCGAAAACTGTACCGAAGGCCGCCGACAAGGAAGAAGCCGAGCAGGAAAAAGAACTGAATAATAGCACTACCAGTGAGAAAGATTTTCCtctcaaattgaaaaataattctgtTGAAAATCTAGCGACGGTACCATCTGTTTCACCTCCATCAAGTTCGTCATCCGGATCGCTCTACCAAGATACGGTACTAGATCCATCATTTTACTCAGCTCATTTACCGAGGCCAGACAGTAATGACAGTTCGTGGGAAAACTTCATTGAAATATCCTCGGAAACCTCAAAACTCCAGGAATTGGTAGATAATTTAGATAACAAAAATACTGAACCAAATCAGTGTTTGGTCTGCAAAAAAGTTTTATCCTGCCGAAGTGCACTTCAAATGCATTACCGGGTTCATACCGGAGAGCGTCCGTTCCGTTGTAAAATTTGCGGtcggtcattcacaaccaaagGTAATCTTAAGACCCACATGAGTGTACACAGGATAAAACCCCCGATGCGAACGCTCCATCAGTGTCCGGTGTGTCATCAGAAATTTTCCAACATATTCGTCCTTCAGCAGCACATCCGTCTGCACACCGGTGAAATGACCGACTTGACACCCGATCAAATCAAAGCGGCGGAAATAAAAGAGTTTGAAGGACATGATATGCGCCTTAATCCTTTCGGATTGCGGTTAGGCGAGTTCCCtcatcagaatcaaaacaaaagaaTGCTGGAACATTCGGACGAGGAAAATGATCAGGAAACTAGTGAAGGAAAATCGTCCCCCAAGGTGCCGACGATGGACGATAAATCGAAAGTTAAATCGGGCCTGACATCGCCAGCCATCGAGAGCCAGGTAGAGGACTTACGTGCAATGAATCTGCAGCGCCTATCAGTGCGGTCATTACCGAGTGAGGATTTCTCTCGCGATTCGGCCTCTGCAAGTCCAAACTCATCAGAGGCTAAACGATTGCGGCCATCGAGCCCCATCGGATCGGTTTCGTCGATGTTATCGAACAGATCACCCATGTCCACGCCACCCACAACAGGAAACGAACAGCTAGGCGTTCTGGGTAGAGCGGCCGCTGCTAGTGCTGCAGCTGTCGCATTTCCCTATGGACCTCCCTTTCTTGGAATGCCACAGTTTCCACCGTTCATCAATCGACCTCCATTTCTTGGAAGTGTTCCTATCGTGCCTCCTGGTTCCAATATGCCGCCGTTCGGATTGTTTG GCGTACGTGGAAACACAACAACTTGTAATATTTGCTTTAAAACTTTTGCTTGTAATTCCGCGCTTGAAATTCATTACCGAAGCCATACGAAGGAGCGCCCATTCAAATGTACAATCTGCGATCGAGGATTTTCTACAAag GGAAATATGAAACAGCACATGCTCACTCACAAGATCCGTGATATGTTTGGCAACTCTGTCGGTAACTCAGGGGATGAATCACGTACGCAAACTCCGCCGCAAGATTCGAACGTCTCAGGAAATAGTTCCGGTGGTGCGATTAACAATAGCCGCTTCGGATTATCACATTCTCCAGCATCGATGATGGATACGGCAGACGATTACTCACCTTATTCAGGCGAACAAACCCGTGAACGGTCCTTATCCGGCAGCTACGATGGTCCTCCGACTGCCTTGGTGAAACAAGAGAAAGAACACTCTATCGACGATAATAGTTCCAACGGCTTACATTTGAGAACAACCGAGAACACTTCAAATAATAACTATCAACAATTCACAAACAAAGATGTGGACATCAAAAATTGGTGCCAAAAGCTGAAAGAGATGCCGGAGAATATAGCTGCAAGTTGA
- the LOC129747384 gene encoding homeotic protein spalt-major-like isoform X2 produces MIQVDSVGYSKVKDDPNDDEDMKEPSVKLLTKMSEEFAEKDCDKREKLNDHHHHLVTRHQEHNRDEIVHNEDNLSDEDNNDEEGGRSEDADKKVDFHHDRSSTPGHGSATDEPSAPRSTAAAAVAIAAAAAAAAAKSPIGVQSTLPNDFNPAAFFPPPGQMSIQAFQNAIAQFTANALANNMDNEAMVKNLAILQSALFTLQQQQFLQFQLIQHLQSQLVRKQTTKEESLSDSSNHSLFNHHNNNNNNNNNNEQSKRAEPQDLRKPERQEEEDDIEEEGIEDAYSKSYQMAAVAAAAAAAAANAENRPIIHPVPEEELRKPKLADSFVDKRPMLDSSVTLPSSVAVSSANSSHTTPSISSTARSGTSDKDEILPYQDSNFSSLAANIITDHAPLMMGEPNSLAMLEKKAQEVLNSASQGILSNNLLDELAFANDKSSPNGRSDAALFKHRCRYCGKIFGSDSSLQIHIRSHTGERPYKCNICGSRFTTKGNLKVHFQRHSDKYPHIPMNPNPVPEHLDKYFPPLIPQEALKEQQQQQQQHQSQPAPGSIAPPGPPPPQFSPLDSRPFPPRGFFSDFYMPRPPLEMFNNAISEPSRNPVDLSQVRKPDPPREPTPEMRLSPEVVIHESPHCIKQEPMEESLDLSEKSSKTVPKAADKEEAEQEKELNNSTTSEKDFPLKLKNNSVENLATVPSVSPPSSSSSGSLYQDTVLDPSFYSAHLPRPDSNDSSWENFIEISSETSKLQELVDNLDNKNTEPNQCLVCKKVLSCRSALQMHYRVHTGERPFRCKICGRSFTTKGNLKTHMSVHRIKPPMRTLHQCPVCHQKFSNIFVLQQHIRLHTGEMTDLTPDQIKAAEIKEFEGHDMRLNPFGLRLGEFPHQNQNKRMLEHSDEENDQETSEGKSSPKVPTMDDKSKVKSGLTSPAIESQVEDLRAMNLQRLSVRSLPSEDFSRDSASASPNSSEAKRLRPSSPIGSVSSMLSNRSPMSTPPTTGNEQLGVLGRAAAASAAAVAFPYGPPFLGMPQFPPFINRPPFLGSVPIVPPGSNMPPFGLFGKYETAHAHSQDP; encoded by the exons ATGATTCAGGTCGACTCTGTTGGATACTCAAAAGTTAAGGATGATCCAAATGATGACGAAG ATATGAAAGAGCCATCGGTGAAACTGCTTACGAAAATGTCGGAAGAATTCGCCGAGAAGGATTGTGACAAGCGGGAAAAGTTGAACgatcaccatcatcatcttgTGACGCGACATCAAGAGCATAATCGTGATGAGATTGTGCATAACGAGGATAATTTAAGTGATGAAGATAACAATGATGAGGAGGGAGGTCGATCCGAGGATGCCGACAAGAAGGTTGATTTTCATCACGACCGCAGTTCTACGCCCGGCCACGGATCGGCCACTGATGAACCGTCGGCACCAAGATCGACGGCTGCGGCTGCGGTTGCAATTGCTGCGGCCGCTGCTGCAGCTGCTGCCAAGAGTCCAATTGGTGTGCAATCAACATTGCCAAATGATTTTAACCCGGCAGCATTCTTCCCACCACCGGGACAAATGTCCATACAGGCCTTCCAGAATGCAATTGCTCAATTCACTGCAAATGCGTTGGCGAACAATATGGATAATGAAGCCATGGTGAAGAACCTGGCTATATTACAATCGGCCTTGTTCACTCTACAGCAGCAACAGTTCTTGCAGTTCCAGTTGATACAACATTTACAGTCACAGTTAGTGAGAAAACAGACGACTAAGGAAGAGTCACTTAGTGATTCCAGTAATCACTCGTTATTCAACcatcataataataataacaataataacaacaataatGAGCAGAGTAAAAGAGCTGAACCGCAGGATTTGAGGAAGCCTGAACGGCAAGAGGAAGAGGACGATATAGAAGAGGAAGGCATTGAGGATGCGTATAGTAAGAGTTATCAAATGGCAGCAGTCGCAGCAGCAGCGGCTGCAGCTGCGGCCAACGCAGAAAATCGTCCAATCATCCATCCCGTTCCAGAGGAAGAACTGAG GAAACCTAAACTTGCCGATTCATTCGTCGACAAACGACCGATGTTAGACAGTTCAGTCACGCTACCATCTTCGGTGGCGGTTAGTAGTGCGAATTCGAGCCATACCACACCTTCGATATCATCCACCGCTCGAAGCGGAACGTCTGATAAGGATGAAATTTTACCATATCAGGACTCGAACTTTTCATCCCTGGCAGCAAATATCATTACCGATCATGCCCCTTTAATGATGGGTGAACCAAATTCGTTAGCAATGTTGGAGAAAAAAGCACAAGAAGTCCTAAACTCAGCCTCTCAAGGCATTCTATCCAACAATTTACTGGATGAGCTTGCGTTTGCTAATGATAAATCATCGCCCAATGGTCGAAGTGATGCTGCCCTATTCAAGCACCGTTGTCGGTATTGTGGCAAAATTTTCGGATCCGACTCTTCGTTACAGATCCACATACGATCACATACCGGAGAAAGACCTTACAAGTGCAATATTTGCGGGAGTCGATTTACCACTAAAGGCAATCTGAAGGTACATTTTCAGCGACATTCGGACAAATATCCTCACATACCAATGAATCCAAATCCAGTGCCTGAGCATTTGGACAAATATTTCCCTCCACTGATTCCGCAAGAAGCTCTTAAagagcaacagcagcagcaacaacaacaccaaTCGCAACCTGCCCCTGGTTCAATAGCCCCTCCCGGTCCACCTCCACCACAATTTTCTCCTCTAGACTCGAGGCCATTTCCACCAAGAGGCTTCTTCTCGGATTTCTACATGCCTAGGCCTCCCCTAGAAATGTTCAACAATGCTATTAGTGAACCATCGCGAAATCCTGTAGATTTATCTCAGGTGCGAAAACCGGATCCACCAAGAGAACCTACGCCAGAGATGCGATTATCACCCGAAGTAGTGATTCATGAATCACCTCACTGCATTAAACAGGAACCGATGGAGGAATCCTTGGATCTGTCGGAAAAATCTTCGAAAACTGTACCGAAGGCCGCCGACAAGGAAGAAGCCGAGCAGGAAAAAGAACTGAATAATAGCACTACCAGTGAGAAAGATTTTCCtctcaaattgaaaaataattctgtTGAAAATCTAGCGACGGTACCATCTGTTTCACCTCCATCAAGTTCGTCATCCGGATCGCTCTACCAAGATACGGTACTAGATCCATCATTTTACTCAGCTCATTTACCGAGGCCAGACAGTAATGACAGTTCGTGGGAAAACTTCATTGAAATATCCTCGGAAACCTCAAAACTCCAGGAATTGGTAGATAATTTAGATAACAAAAATACTGAACCAAATCAGTGTTTGGTCTGCAAAAAAGTTTTATCCTGCCGAAGTGCACTTCAAATGCATTACCGGGTTCATACCGGAGAGCGTCCGTTCCGTTGTAAAATTTGCGGtcggtcattcacaaccaaagGTAATCTTAAGACCCACATGAGTGTACACAGGATAAAACCCCCGATGCGAACGCTCCATCAGTGTCCGGTGTGTCATCAGAAATTTTCCAACATATTCGTCCTTCAGCAGCACATCCGTCTGCACACCGGTGAAATGACCGACTTGACACCCGATCAAATCAAAGCGGCGGAAATAAAAGAGTTTGAAGGACATGATATGCGCCTTAATCCTTTCGGATTGCGGTTAGGCGAGTTCCCtcatcagaatcaaaacaaaagaaTGCTGGAACATTCGGACGAGGAAAATGATCAGGAAACTAGTGAAGGAAAATCGTCCCCCAAGGTGCCGACGATGGACGATAAATCGAAAGTTAAATCGGGCCTGACATCGCCAGCCATCGAGAGCCAGGTAGAGGACTTACGTGCAATGAATCTGCAGCGCCTATCAGTGCGGTCATTACCGAGTGAGGATTTCTCTCGCGATTCGGCCTCTGCAAGTCCAAACTCATCAGAGGCTAAACGATTGCGGCCATCGAGCCCCATCGGATCGGTTTCGTCGATGTTATCGAACAGATCACCCATGTCCACGCCACCCACAACAGGAAACGAACAGCTAGGCGTTCTGGGTAGAGCGGCCGCTGCTAGTGCTGCAGCTGTCGCATTTCCCTATGGACCTCCCTTTCTTGGAATGCCACAGTTTCCACCGTTCATCAATCGACCTCCATTTCTTGGAAGTGTTCCTATCGTGCCTCCTGGTTCCAATATGCCGCCGTTCGGATTGTTTG GGAAATATGAAACAGCACATGCTCACTCACAAGATCCGTGA